TTGGCCACGAAGAGCAGGACCAGGAAGACCAGGGCCGAGACCCACTGCGGGATGTCCGGGAACCAGTAGTGGATGTAGATGGCGGCGGCGGTGAGTTCCGCCATGCCGGTGACCACCCACATCAGCCAGTACGTCCAGCCGGTGAAGTAACCGAAGAAGGGGCCGAGGAACTCCCGCGAGTACTCGGCGAAGGAACCGGAGACGGGACGGTAGAGCAGGAGCTCGCCGAGCGCCCGCATGATGAAGAAGATGATGACGCCCGCGAGGGCGTACATGAGGATGATGCTGGGGCCGGCCTTGGCGATGTTGGCCCCGGCGCCCAGGAAGAGTCCGACGCCGATGGCGCCGCCGATCGCGATCATCTGGACCTGGCGGCTGTTGAGCCCGCGCTCGTAGCCCTCCTCGGGGGCCTTCTCCGTGTCGACCTTCGCAGAGGTCATGTGTGGTGCGCCTTTCTCCATGCCGAACCGGGCCTTCTCTCGGCCTCGGATCGGGTCTCGATCCCCCCGGATGATGGAGCTGAGCGGGCCTCGCGTCCCGCTCGGTGCCTGGCCGGCGATCCGCCGGCTCGGTGGCGCACCCGGCCGAACATTCGGGTGGTGTTCGCCGGGCGGTCGTGAAGATTTACCACGACCGCCCGGCTGATCACAGGGGCGCTCTGTGACGTGCCACACAGGCAGAAGCGGACAAAAACCACCCATGGGGTGCAAAAAAGGGCACCGTTTTGACGGGATCGTTATCCGGATTTGAGGGTCCGCTGAGCGGACACCCGGCGTGACCGAACCACCACGTTCAGGGCATGAGTGTCGCGACGAGTGACTCCTGAAGGCCGCCGAGCCACAGGTAGGCCATCACCATGGGCTTACGCGGGTCCTCGTCGGGCAGCCGGTAGAGCAGGTCGGTGTCGTCCTCGTCGGCGATCTCCAGCCGGGCGCCGATGGCGAGGCGCAGGTCGTTCAGGGCGCTCAGCCACTGCCGGGACTCCTCCGCCGACAGCTTCAGCACCGCGCCGTCCTCGCCCGCCCCGGCGCTCGCCGAGGCCAGGGCGTCCAGGGTGCGGATCACCGCGAGCGCGTTGCCGCGCTTGCCGGCGCGCAGGTCGTTCTCGGTGTAGCGGCGGAACTCGGCGGAGTGCGCCCGCTGCCGCTCGGCCTCCGCGGCCTGCGGGGCGCCCTCGGGGTCGCCGTAGGCGTCGGGGAACAGGCGGCGCAGCACCGGGTCGGTGGGCGGCTCGCTCGGTCCCTCGGCGAAGAGCTCGGCGAGCGGGTCGTCGGAGGCGTCCTCGGCGGGGCCGGGGCCGATCAGCTCCAGGAGCTGCACGGCCAGGGACCGGATGATGGAGATCTCGACGTCGTCGAGGGCGACGGCCGCGCCGCCGCCGGGGAGCGGTTCGAACTGTCCGGGCATCGAGGTGATTCAGCTACTTCCGTCCTGCGGGCGGGCGTGGGTCATTTCCGGTCCTGCTGGAGGGTGGCCCACAGACCGTAGCCGTGCATGGCCTGGACGTCCCGCTCCATCTCCTCGCGGCTGCCGCTGGAGACGACCGCCCGGCCCTTGTGGTGGACGTCCATCATGAGCTTGGTGGCCTTGTCCTTCGAGTAGCCGAAGTAGGACTGGAAGACGTACGTCACGTAGCTCATGAGGTTGACGGGATCGTTGTGGACGATCGTCACCCAGGGCACGTCGGGCTCGGGTACGGCGAAGACCTCCTCCGCCGACTCGGTCTTCTCGATCTCCATGGGTGCGGCTGCCGTCACAGGGCCCATGCTGCCACCACAGGGGGGCGGGCGCACAAACGGGTCTGTGGGCCACGCCACGCGAGCGGAAATCGTCAGTCTGACGAAATGGGGGTACGATTTCCGCCATGAACACAGCGGACCTTGGCCTGCCGGTGGACGTTCCCTCGACGGCGCTCTTCACGGACCAGTACGAGCTGACGATGCTCCGAGCCGCCCTGAAGGCGGGCACGGCCGAGCGGCACAGCGTGTTCGAGGTCTTCACGCGCCGGCTGCCGGACGGGCGCCGCTACGGCGTCGTGGCGGGCACCGGACGGGTGCTGGACGCGGTGGAGAACT
This region of Streptomyces ambofaciens ATCC 23877 genomic DNA includes:
- a CDS encoding DUF2017 domain-containing protein, whose translation is MPGQFEPLPGGGAAVALDDVEISIIRSLAVQLLELIGPGPAEDASDDPLAELFAEGPSEPPTDPVLRRLFPDAYGDPEGAPQAAEAERQRAHSAEFRRYTENDLRAGKRGNALAVIRTLDALASASAGAGEDGAVLKLSAEESRQWLSALNDLRLAIGARLEIADEDDTDLLYRLPDEDPRKPMVMAYLWLGGLQESLVATLMP
- the clpS gene encoding ATP-dependent Clp protease adapter ClpS; its protein translation is MGPVTAAAPMEIEKTESAEEVFAVPEPDVPWVTIVHNDPVNLMSYVTYVFQSYFGYSKDKATKLMMDVHHKGRAVVSSGSREEMERDVQAMHGYGLWATLQQDRK